In the genome of Desulfofarcimen acetoxidans DSM 771, one region contains:
- the pdxT gene encoding pyridoxal 5'-phosphate synthase glutaminase subunit PdxT: MLIGVLALQGAFIEHQKMLGKCGIESVQVRKPEQLTDIAGLIIPGGESTTIGKLLNQFSLFEPLIDKAKNGMPIFGTCAGLIMLAKEIKNSNQPRLGLMDIVAERNAYGRQVDSFEADLEIECLGSQPLRAVFIRAPYIEEVNNGAEVLAVHNKKIVLARQGRFLAAAFHPELTEDTRLHDYFLNIVKSCC; this comes from the coding sequence ATGTTAATAGGTGTATTAGCCCTGCAGGGTGCATTTATAGAGCATCAAAAAATGCTTGGCAAATGCGGCATTGAATCGGTTCAAGTGCGCAAACCGGAGCAGCTTACGGATATAGCTGGATTAATTATTCCCGGCGGAGAAAGTACTACTATCGGTAAACTGCTTAACCAGTTCTCTTTGTTTGAACCTTTAATAGACAAGGCCAAAAACGGTATGCCTATTTTCGGTACCTGTGCCGGATTGATTATGTTAGCTAAAGAAATAAAAAACTCTAATCAACCGCGGTTGGGTTTAATGGACATAGTTGCTGAAAGAAATGCCTATGGAAGACAGGTTGACAGTTTTGAAGCTGATTTAGAAATTGAGTGCTTGGGCAGTCAGCCTTTACGTGCTGTTTTTATTCGTGCTCCTTATATAGAGGAAGTGAATAATGGCGCAGAAGTGTTGGCTGTGCACAATAAAAAAATAGTACTGGCGCGCCAGGGAAGATTTCTGGCTGCCGCGTTTCATCCCGAGCTGACTGAGGATACCAGATTGCATGATTATTTTTTAAATATAGTTAAAAGTTGCTGTTAA